From Candidatus Brocadiaceae bacterium, the proteins below share one genomic window:
- the dnaK gene encoding molecular chaperone DnaK, whose amino-acid sequence MAKIIGIDLGTSNSAAAVLVGGKPTIIPSAEGATIGGKAFPSYVAFTKDGEKLVGEPARRQAVSNPEGTVYAIKRKMGTDYKVTIRDKTFTPQQISSFILQKIKQDAEAFLGERVEQAVITVPAYFNDNQRQATKDAGVIAGLDVVRIINEPTAASLAYGLDKTEESQKILVFDLGGGTLDCTIMDFGQGVFEVVSTSGDTHLGGTDMDNSIVDFLVDEFKKEFGIDLKNDKMAMQRIREAAEKAKIELSTTLTTDVNLPFLTADASGPKHFTHSLTRAKLEQLVSSTVNRCGTSIEQTLKDAKLTPNDIHKIILVGGPTRMPCVQKFVEEYVGKKIERGIDPMECVAMGAAIQAGVLSGDVKDLVLLDVTPLSLGIETLGGVTTHLIERNTTIPTKKSQIFTTAEDNQNSVEIHVLQGERSMSRDNVTLGKFHLTGIPPAPRGVPQIEVSFDIDANGIINVHAKDLGTGNEQKITITASTKLNQEEIDRMVREAQNYADQDKKTKEKIETRNKADNLAYSAEKTLKDLGDKIDAEQKQKVEAAIAEIRESVKSEDEKNIQQKMDNLTNILQEISSKIYQEAAKNEGPQTPPPPPGDEGGQKREKKGPEGDDDIIDADFEVKN is encoded by the coding sequence ATGGCTAAGATTATTGGAATAGATTTAGGAACAAGCAATTCTGCCGCCGCCGTCTTGGTGGGGGGGAAACCAACGATTATCCCCAGCGCTGAAGGCGCAACTATCGGTGGAAAGGCCTTTCCCTCTTACGTTGCGTTTACAAAGGATGGAGAAAAGCTCGTGGGGGAACCTGCAAGAAGACAGGCAGTCAGCAATCCGGAAGGCACCGTGTATGCGATTAAGAGAAAGATGGGAACCGATTATAAGGTCACCATCCGGGACAAGACATTTACCCCGCAACAAATATCGTCATTTATTCTTCAAAAGATAAAACAGGATGCGGAAGCCTTTCTGGGAGAGCGTGTTGAACAAGCGGTAATTACCGTCCCTGCATACTTTAATGACAACCAGAGACAGGCAACCAAAGATGCAGGGGTCATTGCCGGACTTGATGTTGTCCGCATTATTAATGAACCCACGGCGGCATCCTTGGCCTATGGACTGGACAAAACAGAAGAATCACAAAAGATCCTGGTATTTGACTTGGGAGGAGGAACCCTTGACTGTACGATAATGGATTTCGGCCAGGGTGTGTTTGAGGTAGTTTCAACAAGCGGAGATACCCACTTAGGTGGCACGGACATGGATAATTCCATAGTCGATTTCCTGGTAGACGAATTTAAAAAAGAATTTGGAATCGATCTCAAAAACGACAAAATGGCAATGCAGAGGATACGGGAGGCGGCAGAAAAGGCAAAAATAGAACTCTCTACAACACTGACAACAGACGTAAATCTTCCGTTTCTCACAGCCGACGCTTCCGGGCCAAAACATTTTACCCACTCTTTAACGAGAGCAAAGCTTGAACAACTGGTTTCTTCAACGGTCAACCGCTGCGGAACTTCCATTGAACAAACCTTAAAGGACGCAAAATTAACTCCAAATGACATCCACAAAATTATTCTGGTCGGAGGTCCGACCCGCATGCCCTGCGTGCAGAAGTTTGTGGAAGAATATGTCGGGAAAAAAATTGAACGGGGAATTGATCCCATGGAATGTGTAGCCATGGGCGCAGCTATACAGGCCGGTGTCTTATCCGGAGACGTCAAAGACCTTGTCCTTCTTGACGTAACGCCTCTATCACTTGGTATAGAGACGCTCGGTGGAGTAACAACTCACTTGATTGAGCGGAATACCACCATTCCAACGAAAAAAAGCCAGATCTTTACCACCGCAGAAGATAACCAGAATAGCGTAGAGATTCATGTTCTCCAGGGGGAACGATCGATGTCAAGGGACAATGTGACTCTCGGAAAATTTCACCTGACCGGAATCCCTCCTGCTCCACGAGGAGTTCCACAGATAGAGGTGTCCTTTGATATTGATGCAAACGGTATTATTAATGTTCATGCAAAAGATCTCGGCACCGGTAACGAGCAGAAGATTACCATCACCGCTTCTACAAAACTGAACCAGGAAGAAATTGACCGCATGGTCAGAGAAGCGCAAAATTACGCAGATCAGGATAAGAAAACAAAGGAAAAGATTGAAACAAGAAACAAGGCAGACAACCTGGCGTATAGCGCGGAAAAAACCTTAAAAGATTTAGGTGATAAAATTGACGCGGAACAAAAGCAAAAGGTTGAAGCAGCTATTGCGGAAATAAGAGAATCGGTTAAATCTGAAGACGAAAAAAACATACAACAGAAGATGGACAATCTGACAAACATCCTACAGGAAATCAGTTCGAAAATCTATCAGGAAGCGGCAAAAAACGAAGGTCCTCAAACTCCACCTCCGCCTCCAGGCGATGAAGGCGGGCAAAAGAGAGAGAAAAAGGGTCCCGAAGGCGATGATGACATAATCGATGCTGATTTTGAGGTAAAAAACTGA
- a CDS encoding nucleotide exchange factor GrpE, translated as MEKDSQPTQRPPEQTDTGSSAEKDVQTGEESREPTEKDAKPPGEKVEVVHTSQVLFAEQQSIIKSLEQELEESRKKGLELQDSLRRLAADFDNYKKWAAKERQIIERKAAESLIKKLLDIYESLEKAACTGTDVSGNEFIRGIQLIYKEFTRVLQSEGLEPIPTLNTPLDVYRHEVLMQKINNDVPENTVLEEIQKGYLLNALVLRPAKVVVSQTSSEENIQQEENQEEEKGE; from the coding sequence ATGGAAAAAGACAGCCAGCCAACGCAGAGACCTCCGGAACAAACAGACACAGGCTCGTCTGCGGAAAAAGACGTCCAGACAGGAGAGGAATCCCGAGAACCAACGGAAAAAGATGCGAAACCACCCGGAGAAAAGGTGGAAGTGGTACACACCTCACAGGTATTATTTGCCGAACAACAGTCAATAATAAAATCCTTGGAACAAGAATTAGAGGAAAGCAGGAAAAAGGGACTTGAGCTACAGGATTCTCTACGCCGTCTTGCAGCCGATTTTGATAATTACAAAAAATGGGCTGCGAAAGAACGTCAAATCATCGAGCGAAAAGCCGCAGAATCCCTGATTAAAAAGCTGCTGGATATTTATGAAAGCCTTGAAAAGGCCGCCTGTACCGGAACGGATGTATCGGGAAATGAATTTATACGAGGAATACAACTGATCTACAAAGAGTTTACCCGCGTATTACAGTCAGAAGGACTGGAACCGATCCCTACCCTTAATACTCCATTGGATGTTTACAGGCATGAGGTTTTAATGCAGAAAATTAATAATGATGTCCCGGAAAATACCGTATTGGAAGAAATACAAAAAGGTTATTTATTAAATGCGCTTGTTTTACGACCTGCTAAAGTAGTAGTATCACAAACATCAAGCGAAGAAAATATTCAACAAGAGGAAAATCAGGAAGAGGAAAAAGGAGAATAG
- a CDS encoding YfcE family phosphodiesterase, whose product MKILILSDIHGNRAALEAVCEKADMIFCLGDIVNYGPYPNECIKMVRNLTDKIVRGNHDNAIGRGMDCGCSSKYKELSDAGKAFTNSVLYKNEKDFLGNLPITLRLEVEGKKFLFAHSSPNGNLYKYLKPDSTDKELENEVKDAHADIVFVGHTHLPMIRTVLGITMVNPGSVGQPRDGNPMASYAVWEDGNIDIRRIPYDIDATVKGLQTTDIADNHIAQLSMILRNGGM is encoded by the coding sequence ATGAAAATACTTATCCTGTCTGATATCCACGGCAACCGGGCAGCGCTTGAAGCTGTATGTGAAAAGGCAGATATGATTTTCTGCCTTGGAGATATTGTTAATTATGGACCTTACCCGAACGAATGCATAAAAATGGTCAGAAATTTAACGGATAAAATAGTTCGCGGAAACCATGACAACGCCATAGGCAGGGGTATGGACTGCGGATGTTCATCAAAATATAAGGAATTGAGTGATGCCGGAAAAGCATTCACAAACTCCGTATTATACAAAAACGAGAAGGATTTTCTCGGTAACTTACCCATCACGTTAAGACTGGAAGTTGAAGGAAAGAAATTCTTATTTGCCCATAGCTCACCAAACGGCAACCTGTATAAATATCTCAAACCGGATAGTACGGACAAAGAACTGGAGAATGAGGTAAAAGACGCTCATGCGGATATCGTTTTTGTTGGCCATACACATTTACCAATGATACGCACTGTACTGGGTATAACAATGGTAAATCCGGGAAGCGTCGGTCAACCACGGGATGGCAACCCCATGGCTTCGTACGCTGTCTGGGAAGACGGCAACATTGATATCAGGCGTATACCCTATGATATCGATGCAACGGTAAAGGGACTGCAAACAACGGATATTGCTGATAACCATATCGCCCAACTCTCAATGATTTTAAGAAATGGAGGTATGTGA
- the ychF gene encoding redox-regulated ATPase YchF, with translation MSLNCGIVGLPNVGKSTIFNALTSAKAASANYPFCTIDPNVGVVDVPDQRFEKIAEIITSEKIVPAAVEFVDIAGLVKGASRGEGLGNQFLGHIKSVNAILHVVRCFDKSDTVHVEGSIHPVRDVEIINTELILADLETIEKRLVKNEKLVKTGDKKIIASLDVLKKIREGLNNTIPVRLLSLTNEEKAHMEDLHLITAKPVLYVINVFDFEQDKQYIDVMTGLSQKENAQCIVISGDIESEIAQMDPSERESYYKEMGMEESGLQKLIRETYRLLGLITYFTAGPKEIRAWTIKQGTKAPQAAGVIHSDFERGFIRAEVYGYNDLITQGSEQKVKEKGLLRLEGKDYVMKDGDIVHFRFNV, from the coding sequence ATGAGTTTAAATTGTGGTATCGTCGGGCTGCCAAATGTGGGAAAATCAACTATTTTTAATGCCTTGACATCGGCGAAGGCCGCTTCGGCAAATTATCCGTTTTGCACGATTGATCCTAATGTGGGAGTGGTCGATGTTCCGGATCAGCGCTTTGAGAAAATAGCGGAAATCATTACATCGGAGAAAATTGTCCCTGCGGCTGTTGAGTTTGTGGATATCGCTGGTCTTGTCAAAGGAGCGAGCCGGGGGGAGGGGCTGGGAAATCAGTTTTTGGGGCATATAAAAAGCGTCAATGCCATTTTGCATGTTGTGCGTTGTTTTGACAAAAGTGATACGGTTCACGTGGAAGGGAGTATCCATCCGGTCAGGGATGTGGAAATTATCAATACCGAATTGATTCTTGCAGATCTGGAAACGATAGAAAAACGGTTGGTTAAAAATGAAAAATTGGTAAAGACGGGTGATAAAAAAATTATTGCTTCTCTTGATGTATTAAAAAAAATACGTGAAGGTTTAAATAACACGATACCAGTTCGGTTGTTATCCTTGACGAATGAGGAAAAAGCACACATGGAGGATTTACATCTCATTACGGCGAAGCCGGTGCTGTATGTTATCAATGTTTTCGATTTTGAGCAGGATAAGCAGTACATTGATGTAATGACCGGTCTTTCGCAGAAAGAAAATGCACAATGCATCGTTATCTCAGGAGACATAGAATCGGAAATCGCCCAAATGGACCCTTCAGAGAGAGAGTCGTATTATAAAGAAATGGGAATGGAGGAGTCCGGTTTGCAGAAATTAATACGTGAAACCTATCGTTTGTTGGGGTTGATTACGTACTTTACTGCCGGCCCAAAGGAAATACGGGCCTGGACTATCAAGCAGGGGACGAAGGCTCCCCAGGCGGCAGGGGTTATTCACTCTGATTTTGAACGGGGATTTATCCGCGCGGAGGTGTATGGCTATAATGACCTTATAACACAGGGCTCGGAGCAAAAGGTAAAAGAGAAAGGTCTCTTAAGGCTTGAGGGAAAGGACTATGTTATGAAGGATGGAGATATTGTGCATTTCAGATTTAATGTGTAG
- a CDS encoding transposase — protein sequence MRQAGTLLSIEVFEGNTQDPKTFANQIKKVADRFGSGEVTLVGDRGMIKNRQIEDMHEYGFNYITAITKPQIRSLIQQGIFQLGLFDQKLSEVIGDDGVSRIIKELSSRWQALNVTVEEGIRELTMLCMTEVRVNGVVQYNQTPQPRELKGGSGEINRLINEKYSNLKEVISGATHTGKETIEKTRQTWEEAVTKGEEKTKEIGTEIDRRVRTNPWLAVGIAAVSGFLFCYIIETGKRSK from the coding sequence GTGCGACAAGCAGGCACCCTGTTATCGATAGAGGTTTTTGAGGGCAATACACAAGACCCGAAGACCTTTGCCAACCAGATCAAGAAGGTGGCAGATCGCTTTGGCAGTGGCGAGGTAACCTTGGTAGGTGACCGGGGCATGATAAAGAACCGACAAATAGAAGACATGCACGAGTATGGATTCAATTATATTACGGCGATTACTAAGCCGCAGATCAGGAGTCTGATCCAGCAAGGGATATTCCAGCTGGGTTTGTTTGACCAAAAACTCTCAGAAGTCATTGGTGATGATGGCGTATCGCGTATCATTAAGGAACTGTCTTCTCGCTGGCAAGCTTTGAATGTAACGGTAGAAGAAGGGATCAGGGAACTAACGATGTTGTGTATGACAGAAGTGCGGGTGAATGGAGTTGTCCAGTACAACCAGACACCTCAGCCGAGAGAATTAAAAGGAGGCAGCGGCGAGATTAATCGATTGATTAATGAAAAATATTCAAACCTCAAAGAGGTTATAAGCGGAGCAACACATACGGGGAAAGAAACGATAGAAAAAACACGGCAAACCTGGGAAGAGGCTGTCACTAAGGGAGAGGAGAAAACGAAAGAGATAGGAACGGAAATAGATAGGAGAGTGCGTACAAATCCATGGTTGGCTGTAGGCATTGCCGCCGTTAGCGGTTTCCTTTTCTGTTATATTATCGAAACTGGCAAACGTTCAAAGTGA
- a CDS encoding PAS domain-containing protein encodes MRGSEKDCPVVVGIGASAGGLEALEGFFSNMPAHSNLAIVIIQHLAPQYKSIMGSLLSKYTKMKIVEIADGVKIEPDTVYMNPPDSDVAVMGCALQLMKPLETHAARLPIDYFFRSLSEDQGEKAVCIVLSGTGTDGTLGLKAIKGSGGMTMAQLEEQAKYDSMPKNAINTGLVDFVLPVEKMPRELVKYSKHPYIKKPDGAFAAEQTYQNTITKILLQIRTKTGQDFSNYKQNTIRRRIERRMAVHQIEKIAEYLHYVRENPVEVGALYKDMLIGVTNFFRDPDAFEILKEKALTDALKSKHSNSDLRIWVPGCATGEEAYSIAMLVAEVMGKTERHCHVQIFGTDIDSDAIEFARAAIYPDNIVADVSQERLNRFFIKEDSTYKVKKQIREMVVFAVQSLIKDPPFSRLDLVSCRNVLIYMDTTLQKKVLPIFNYTLNPEGYLFLGNSETIGEFTDLFSTVNAKWKIYKHKGAVIERAPGLPVMPIANANTDLQQQEDKKMLKGMNIFQLAEREVVKAYAPPFVVINAKHDVLFVNGQVYKYLLTPVGVPSFNIIKMAHDDLRYKLSALLHKIAKKRDSFTASGLMIRHNGSLLTIDLTIKPLIVADDTEGLMIVIFEEKERQEKSVQERRPSSKTKKEDVRITVLQQELKSTKEYLQAAIEELETANEELKSTNEELQSTNEELQSTNEELETSKEEQQSTNEELETVNSELQNKVNELSRANNDLNNLFSSTEIATIFLDMKLNVLRFTPSATSLFSFRPTDINRPISDISAKFEYKNLYNDAREALRTLMPKETNIKTQDQRWYAMRILPYRTIENVIDGVVITFVDVTKLVQLEAAQRLATVLADSSDAIAVLDLNGDIAAWNKGAARLYGYSENEALQLNISQLMTESGKKEYLEMIRMIRSGVVVDSVETERKTKEGRIIRVWLTITKLLDDNGNLSAFATTERDITARFNESIEYKETIERLEKELKEARSKKKLVG; translated from the coding sequence TTGCGTGGTAGTGAAAAAGATTGTCCTGTTGTTGTAGGCATAGGAGCTTCTGCCGGAGGTCTTGAGGCTCTTGAAGGATTTTTTTCCAATATGCCTGCTCATAGCAATCTTGCCATTGTGATTATACAGCACCTTGCCCCTCAGTATAAAAGCATTATGGGCTCCCTGCTTTCAAAATATACGAAGATGAAAATCGTGGAAATAGCAGACGGAGTAAAGATCGAGCCGGATACCGTTTATATGAATCCGCCTGATAGTGATGTCGCTGTTATGGGTTGCGCTCTCCAGTTAATGAAGCCCCTTGAAACTCATGCCGCCAGATTGCCCATTGACTACTTTTTCCGTTCTCTTTCAGAAGATCAAGGCGAGAAGGCCGTCTGTATTGTCCTCTCCGGCACCGGAACGGATGGCACCCTGGGACTCAAAGCGATCAAAGGCTCTGGCGGGATGACCATGGCTCAGTTAGAAGAGCAGGCTAAATATGACAGCATGCCAAAAAACGCTATTAATACCGGACTTGTTGATTTTGTCCTGCCTGTGGAAAAAATGCCGAGGGAACTGGTAAAATATAGTAAACATCCTTATATTAAAAAGCCTGATGGGGCTTTCGCCGCCGAGCAAACATACCAAAACACTATAACAAAGATACTTTTGCAGATTCGAACCAAAACAGGCCAGGATTTTTCCAACTATAAACAGAATACTATCCGGCGAAGGATAGAAAGGCGAATGGCCGTTCATCAGATTGAAAAAATAGCAGAGTATCTCCATTATGTTCGGGAAAACCCTGTTGAAGTAGGTGCCCTTTACAAAGATATGCTCATAGGAGTCACCAATTTTTTCAGAGATCCTGATGCCTTTGAGATTCTGAAAGAAAAGGCGCTCACTGATGCGCTGAAGAGCAAGCATTCCAATAGCGATCTCCGTATATGGGTCCCTGGTTGTGCTACCGGTGAAGAGGCGTACTCGATAGCAATGCTCGTTGCGGAAGTTATGGGCAAGACGGAAAGACATTGCCATGTCCAGATATTTGGCACGGATATAGATAGCGACGCCATAGAGTTTGCCCGCGCGGCAATCTATCCGGATAATATTGTTGCGGACGTGTCACAGGAGAGATTAAATCGTTTTTTTATAAAAGAAGATTCCACCTATAAAGTAAAAAAACAGATACGGGAAATGGTGGTTTTTGCCGTCCAAAGTCTCATAAAAGACCCTCCGTTCTCAAGGCTAGACCTGGTCTCGTGCAGGAACGTGTTGATATACATGGATACGACGTTACAGAAGAAAGTATTGCCGATTTTTAATTACACACTCAATCCGGAGGGATATTTGTTTCTTGGCAATTCTGAAACCATTGGAGAATTTACTGATCTTTTTTCCACGGTAAATGCAAAATGGAAGATTTATAAACACAAAGGCGCCGTGATTGAAAGAGCTCCAGGACTCCCTGTCATGCCAATTGCCAACGCGAATACAGACCTGCAACAGCAGGAAGACAAGAAGATGCTCAAAGGCATGAATATTTTTCAATTGGCAGAGAGAGAGGTTGTTAAGGCCTATGCTCCGCCGTTTGTGGTGATCAATGCAAAACATGACGTCCTCTTTGTCAATGGCCAGGTGTACAAGTATTTATTAACGCCAGTGGGTGTGCCCAGCTTTAATATCATAAAGATGGCGCATGATGACCTGCGTTACAAACTCAGCGCGCTTCTTCACAAAATAGCCAAGAAAAGAGACTCATTCACCGCCAGCGGACTGATGATACGGCACAACGGCAGTCTTTTAACGATTGACCTGACAATAAAGCCGCTTATAGTGGCGGACGACACAGAGGGCTTAATGATCGTTATCTTTGAGGAGAAAGAGCGGCAGGAAAAAAGTGTTCAAGAGAGAAGGCCTTCTTCTAAAACGAAAAAGGAAGATGTAAGAATAACGGTCCTGCAACAGGAATTAAAATCGACCAAAGAGTATTTGCAGGCCGCCATTGAAGAACTGGAGACCGCTAACGAAGAGCTCAAATCAACCAACGAAGAGTTGCAATCCACCAACGAGGAGTTGCAGTCCACGAATGAGGAGCTGGAGACATCAAAGGAGGAGCAACAATCCACCAACGAGGAGCTGGAGACCGTAAACTCAGAGCTTCAGAATAAGGTAAACGAATTGTCGCGCGCCAACAATGACCTCAATAACCTCTTTTCAAGCACGGAGATTGCAACCATCTTTCTGGATATGAAACTCAACGTTCTTCGATTTACTCCGTCTGCTACCTCTTTATTCAGCTTTCGACCGACAGATATAAATCGTCCCATCAGCGATATTAGCGCTAAATTCGAATATAAAAATCTGTATAACGATGCCCGGGAAGCGCTGAGAACTCTGATGCCAAAAGAGACAAACATAAAAACTCAGGATCAACGATGGTATGCTATGCGCATTTTGCCTTACAGAACAATAGAAAATGTCATAGATGGGGTGGTCATAACGTTTGTGGATGTTACGAAACTTGTGCAGTTGGAAGCAGCTCAGCGTCTGGCCACGGTGCTTGCCGATTCCAGCGACGCTATTGCCGTCCTGGATCTGAATGGGGATATTGCCGCCTGGAATAAAGGCGCAGCCCGCCTGTATGGATATTCTGAGAATGAAGCGCTGCAATTGAACATTTCACAACTCATGACCGAGAGCGGCAAAAAAGAGTATCTGGAAATGATAAGAATGATTCGATCGGGCGTGGTCGTTGATTCCGTGGAGACTGAGCGCAAAACAAAGGAAGGAAGGATTATCAGGGTATGGTTGACAATAACCAAACTGCTCGACGACAACGGCAATCTTTCTGCCTTTGCTACAACGGAACGTGATATTACAGCGCGTTTTAATGAATCCATTGAATACAAAGAGACTATTGAGCGTTTAGAAAAAGAATTGAAAGAGGCACGGTCGAAAAAGAAACTTGTCGGGTAG
- a CDS encoding ATP-binding protein: MKEEKKDMRKATGFHKSIEMLLKSKKGAFGSTSEYGDSPLQEHQMQQGELELLKEELRRVENEYETLRVNYAYLYDFAPISYITFTKEGIIREANFAAARQFHKNRNAFVNESLYTFIHPEDRDAFSLHLMEIMESEKQECCEIRLKDEGGAWFYAQLYSVRIPVEDLSVAYICRTAIINIDKNKQIEEKLTQTEKLNSLGVMVAGIVHEINNPIGAIYLCNQESLRYCDGIARACKSIDTHIISVCEKLRLLREHMNVQMTNNTKKEKDKREKTLSNIFNDMILQEKSLEESKNQINKNEFYLRKYVQNSLKESKRSKELVHDLLEFSRQKEPKKNLSNVNAVIKNVLSSLVKPDWKNIFDVILDLDGNVPSTMIDRRQIEMVFMNIINNAVLALEESRKYSTHLEEGKKGMLKITSLFHADAHSIEVVIKDSGTGIDRDIFTRIFDPFFSTRSGGIGTGLGLSIAYKIIKSHNGNIEMNSKKQKGTTFRVILPLVNSVS, from the coding sequence ATGAAAGAAGAAAAAAAAGACATGCGAAAAGCTACCGGTTTCCATAAAAGTATCGAAATGTTACTGAAATCTAAAAAAGGAGCATTCGGTAGCACATCTGAATACGGAGACAGCCCTTTACAAGAGCACCAGATGCAGCAGGGAGAATTGGAGCTACTCAAGGAAGAGCTTCGCAGGGTTGAGAATGAATATGAAACCTTGCGCGTAAACTATGCCTATCTGTACGACTTTGCCCCCATCAGCTACATTACTTTTACCAAAGAGGGCATCATTCGTGAGGCAAACTTCGCTGCCGCAAGGCAGTTTCATAAAAATAGGAATGCCTTTGTCAACGAGTCGCTTTATACTTTTATACATCCTGAGGACCGGGATGCTTTCTCTTTACACCTCATGGAAATTATGGAAAGCGAAAAACAGGAGTGTTGTGAAATAAGATTAAAAGACGAGGGGGGCGCATGGTTTTACGCGCAACTCTATAGTGTGCGGATACCCGTTGAGGATTTATCTGTTGCCTACATATGCAGAACGGCAATTATTAATATTGATAAGAATAAACAGATAGAAGAGAAGCTGACGCAAACGGAAAAATTAAACTCTCTTGGAGTGATGGTTGCTGGAATTGTCCACGAGATTAATAATCCAATTGGAGCAATCTATCTGTGTAATCAGGAAAGTTTGCGCTACTGTGATGGAATTGCACGTGCATGTAAATCTATTGACACTCATATCATTTCTGTCTGTGAGAAGCTGCGTTTATTGAGAGAACATATGAACGTACAGATGACAAACAATACCAAAAAAGAAAAGGATAAACGGGAAAAAACACTGTCAAATATTTTCAATGATATGATCTTACAGGAAAAGTCGTTGGAAGAATCAAAAAACCAAATAAACAAAAATGAATTCTATTTGCGTAAATATGTACAAAATTCGCTGAAAGAATCGAAACGGTCAAAAGAATTGGTCCATGATCTGTTGGAATTCTCAAGACAAAAAGAACCAAAAAAAAACCTGTCCAATGTAAACGCAGTAATAAAAAATGTGTTGTCGTCCCTGGTCAAGCCTGATTGGAAAAACATATTTGACGTAATCCTTGATCTTGACGGCAACGTTCCGTCTACTATGATAGACCGCCGTCAAATTGAGATGGTTTTTATGAATATTATCAATAATGCGGTTCTTGCATTGGAAGAATCTAGAAAATATTCAACGCATTTGGAAGAGGGGAAAAAGGGTATGTTGAAAATAACGTCCCTCTTTCACGCGGATGCCCATTCCATAGAAGTTGTGATAAAGGATTCCGGAACCGGTATTGATAGGGACATTTTTACACGCATATTCGACCCTTTTTTTTCCACGAGGAGTGGAGGAATCGGAACGGGACTGGGTTTAAGTATTGCGTATAAAATTATAAAATCACACAATGGCAACATTGAAATGAACAGCAAGAAGCAAAAAGGCACTACATTCAGAGTAATTTTACCCTTAGTTAATTCGGTTAGTTAA
- a CDS encoding sigma-54 dependent transcriptional regulator gives MNSTKILIVEDEAIYRDVLNDVFVERNLDVETAASGEEGLEKLKNHEFQIIVTDLKLPGEIGGLELLQKARERYDVSVLVITAYGEIETAVEAMRQGAFNYIIKPFDIEEICRNITRMVEQRRIKEENRYLQSELEKAYGLKRIVGNSRAMKKVLTVTAKVAFSNATILITGETGTGKELIARAIHFMGKQKEGKFVAINCATLSDTFLESALFGHVKGAFTGAIKDKKGFFEEADGGTLFMDEIGDISLSLQAKILRVLQEGEFFQLGNTTPKKVEVRIIAATNQQLSEKVAENTFREDLFYRLNVISIKLPPLRERKEDIPLLSEHFISTYNRKEGKDIKGVSPEVKEKLCHYHWPGNVRELENVIERAVILCNDSVIFLKHLPENIVPGNGRAAVVEIPVGITLEEAEKKIIQETLRLTHGNKKQAADLLGISLRKIAYRVKEWDVPFS, from the coding sequence ATGAATAGTACAAAGATATTGATTGTAGAAGATGAGGCTATTTATAGAGATGTGTTAAACGATGTATTTGTTGAACGCAATCTTGACGTGGAAACGGCAGCATCCGGGGAGGAGGGACTGGAAAAACTGAAAAATCATGAGTTTCAGATAATCGTGACAGACCTGAAACTTCCCGGAGAAATTGGCGGATTGGAATTGCTTCAAAAGGCCAGGGAACGCTACGATGTCTCTGTCCTGGTGATAACCGCATACGGGGAAATAGAGACAGCGGTGGAAGCAATGAGGCAGGGCGCGTTTAATTACATTATAAAGCCTTTCGATATCGAAGAGATCTGCCGCAATATAACACGTATGGTTGAGCAAAGAAGGATCAAGGAGGAAAACCGTTACCTCCAGTCTGAATTGGAAAAGGCATATGGGTTGAAAAGAATCGTTGGGAATTCCAGGGCAATGAAAAAGGTCCTTACCGTCACGGCGAAGGTGGCCTTCAGCAATGCAACCATACTCATTACCGGTGAGACGGGTACAGGAAAGGAGCTTATTGCCCGGGCGATTCATTTTATGGGAAAGCAGAAAGAAGGAAAATTTGTTGCAATTAACTGTGCTACATTATCTGATACCTTCCTGGAAAGCGCACTGTTTGGACACGTAAAAGGGGCCTTTACGGGTGCAATTAAGGATAAAAAAGGCTTTTTTGAAGAGGCTGACGGAGGCACACTGTTTATGGATGAAATTGGTGATATTTCACTGTCTCTGCAGGCAAAAATCTTACGGGTCTTGCAGGAAGGAGAATTTTTTCAACTCGGGAACACCACTCCAAAAAAGGTAGAGGTGCGTATTATTGCCGCGACAAACCAACAGTTATCGGAAAAAGTAGCAGAAAATACCTTTCGTGAGGATTTGTTTTACCGCCTGAATGTGATCAGCATAAAACTCCCTCCACTCAGGGAAAGAAAAGAGGACATTCCCTTACTGTCGGAGCACTTTATCTCAACATATAATAGAAAAGAAGGTAAGGATATTAAAGGAGTTTCTCCGGAAGTAAAAGAAAAGCTCTGTCATTACCATTGGCCTGGCAATGTGCGTGAACTGGAAAACGTCATTGAAAGGGCTGTGATACTTTGCAATGACAGTGTTATTTTTCTTAAGCATCTTCCCGAGAATATTGTTCCAGGCAATGGGAGGGCGGCCGTTGTAGAGATTCCTGTCGGCATTACCCTGGAAGAAGCGGAAAAGAAGATCATCCAGGAAACCCTCCGGCTAACCCATGGTAATAAAAAACAGGCGGCCGACCTTCTTGGGATATCTCTGCGGAAAATTGCCTATAGAGTAAAAGAATGGGATGTGCCTTTTTCGTAA